One window of Nocardia sp. NBC_00508 genomic DNA carries:
- a CDS encoding metallophosphoesterase produces MKYVSRLVLFLAIPAVLFLLPWWTLVAAPTQGTGSLFWLGSALFALAFGYLPASMYLGHGSAQSDAASIVGDTMLGVMWVVFSWSVLGNLARIGLAVAGVGDPARSRIVAAGVLLAATVLVVWGVVEARRVPRVRTVEVSIPGLGPALEGLRLVVVTDTHFAALDRLRWSERVVDVVNAQCPDIACHAGDLADGSVAKRHAQVDPLGKVEAELGRFYITGNHEYFGDAQGWIDHMDSLGWQPLHNQHVTVRRGDDQLVIAGIDDPTGVGLAGHGPDLPAALEGADPGAPVVLLAHQPKQITDAVAAGIALQISGHTHGGQIWPFHYLVRLDQPVVAGLSRHGDHTQLYTSRGTGFWGPQLRVFAPSEITVLVLRSP; encoded by the coding sequence TTGAAGTACGTCTCCCGCCTGGTCCTGTTCCTGGCCATTCCCGCCGTGTTGTTCCTGCTGCCGTGGTGGACCTTGGTGGCGGCGCCCACCCAGGGCACCGGCTCGCTGTTCTGGCTCGGTTCGGCGCTGTTCGCATTGGCGTTCGGTTACCTGCCCGCGTCGATGTATCTCGGCCATGGATCCGCGCAGTCCGACGCCGCCTCGATCGTCGGCGACACGATGCTCGGCGTGATGTGGGTGGTGTTCAGCTGGTCGGTGCTCGGCAACCTGGCGCGCATCGGGCTCGCCGTCGCCGGTGTCGGCGATCCGGCCCGGTCCCGGATCGTCGCGGCCGGTGTGCTCCTCGCCGCGACCGTGCTCGTGGTGTGGGGCGTGGTCGAAGCGCGGCGGGTGCCGCGGGTCCGCACGGTGGAGGTCTCCATCCCCGGACTCGGACCGGCGTTGGAGGGCCTGCGCTTGGTGGTGGTCACCGACACCCATTTCGCCGCACTCGACCGGTTGCGCTGGTCGGAGCGCGTGGTCGACGTGGTCAACGCGCAATGCCCCGATATCGCCTGTCACGCGGGTGATCTCGCGGACGGCTCGGTGGCGAAGCGCCACGCGCAGGTCGATCCGCTCGGCAAGGTCGAAGCCGAACTCGGACGGTTCTACATCACCGGCAACCACGAGTACTTCGGCGACGCGCAAGGGTGGATCGACCACATGGATTCGCTCGGCTGGCAACCACTGCACAATCAGCACGTGACGGTGCGCCGCGGCGACGACCAGCTGGTGATCGCCGGCATCGACGACCCGACCGGTGTCGGCCTGGCGGGACATGGCCCGGACCTTCCCGCCGCGCTCGAGGGCGCGGATCCGGGCGCGCCGGTCGTCCTGCTCGCCCACCAACCCAAGCAGATCACCGACGCCGTGGCCGCCGGTATCGCGCTGCAGATCTCCGGCCACACCCATGGCGGCCAGATCTGGCCATTCCACTATCTCGTTCGGCTCGATCAGCCCGTCGTCGCGGGACTGAGCCGCCACGGTGACCACACCCAGCTCTACACCAGCCGCGGCACCGGCTTCTGGGGACCGCAGTTGCGGGTCTTCGCACCGAGTGAAATCACCGTGCTCGTCCTGCGTTCGCCGTAG
- a CDS encoding low affinity iron permease family protein, producing the protein MGSHTKQSAMRVVMMPTEIRPASVFDDFAAAAGTVVSKGLFFVLIVALVLTAAVSLLFGRDADVWPRLLTTATTIVTFVLVALLHNMHSRATYAMQVKLNALAEALSDVKVELSADSAMSCRAEQRCAEQGFAHNDRFG; encoded by the coding sequence GTGGGTAGCCATACCAAGCAGTCCGCGATGCGAGTGGTGATGATGCCGACCGAGATACGACCGGCCTCGGTGTTCGACGATTTCGCCGCGGCAGCGGGCACGGTGGTGTCGAAGGGATTGTTCTTCGTGCTGATCGTCGCGCTGGTGCTGACGGCGGCCGTGAGCCTGCTGTTCGGCCGCGACGCCGACGTCTGGCCCCGGCTGCTCACCACCGCGACGACCATCGTCACGTTTGTGCTGGTCGCCCTGCTGCACAACATGCACAGCCGGGCCACCTACGCGATGCAGGTCAAACTCAACGCCCTCGCCGAGGCGCTGTCGGACGTCAAAGTCGAACTGAGCGCCGACTCCGCCATGAGCTGTCGTGCTGAGCAACGGTGCGCCGAACAAGGATTCGCACACAACGACAGATTCGGCTAA
- a CDS encoding DUF7144 family membrane protein, whose product MTHMTEPQQHPVRRGIAAGTSIAAAILLLTVGVLSVFEGVSAVAEDELYIVGTEYVYKFDTTAWGWIHIVLGVLLIIAALGLMTGATWARVAAICLAALSIIANFMWLPYYPAWSILVIALNVVVIWAIATWRPDTADRANTGGTVG is encoded by the coding sequence ATGACGCACATGACCGAACCGCAACAACACCCCGTGCGCCGCGGCATCGCGGCGGGCACGTCCATAGCGGCCGCGATTCTGCTGCTGACCGTGGGTGTGCTGTCGGTCTTCGAGGGTGTTTCCGCCGTCGCCGAGGACGAGCTGTACATCGTGGGCACGGAGTACGTCTACAAGTTCGATACCACGGCATGGGGTTGGATCCATATCGTGCTCGGGGTCCTCTTGATCATCGCCGCGCTGGGTTTGATGACCGGCGCCACCTGGGCGCGGGTCGCGGCGATCTGCCTGGCCGCCTTGTCGATCATCGCAAACTTCATGTGGCTGCCGTACTACCCGGCTTGGTCGATCCTCGTTATCGCCCTCAACGTCGTGGTGATCTGGGCGATCGCTACCTGGAGGCCGGATACGGCCGACCGCGCGAACACCGGCGGCACCGTCGGGTAG
- a CDS encoding serine hydrolase, with product MSAQTAGSVAIAEDLDAVTTRGPEDDPADAGLSRADVESVWESVRAWYRLGTTPAIQVCLRRNGRIALNRTIGHGWGNAPGDGPDAVEVLATPDTPFCGFSTAKGVAGALMFMLIEQGAFALNDPVSSYIPEFAANGKAAITIGDVLSHSAGIPFVTPPYQGVDLVLDEELAVRALADLVPSWKPGRFRVYHALTSGLILRLLVRRATGKRLREHLSEQVLEPFGFRWTSFGVRPEDLDKVVPSVKIGPGPSRMAAYLAGKAIGGRMDRASRSATDAFLTAELPSGNLITTASELSRFYDILTRGAPDGRRIIRPETLQEAVRPAPWIPGVAGRVSRAGFELGARRSKFGRDTGSHFGRSGLTTQYGWADPARGLSGAILTSGKATADTKRPWQLVAQISAAVPADQ from the coding sequence GTGAGCGCACAAACGGCCGGATCGGTGGCGATCGCCGAGGACCTGGACGCCGTGACCACCCGCGGCCCCGAGGACGACCCCGCGGACGCCGGGCTCAGCCGCGCGGACGTCGAGTCGGTGTGGGAGTCGGTGCGGGCGTGGTACCGCCTGGGCACGACGCCGGCGATTCAGGTGTGCCTGCGCCGCAACGGTCGGATCGCGTTGAACCGGACCATCGGCCACGGGTGGGGCAACGCGCCCGGCGACGGGCCGGACGCGGTCGAAGTACTCGCCACCCCCGACACGCCGTTCTGCGGTTTCTCGACGGCGAAGGGCGTCGCGGGTGCGCTGATGTTCATGCTCATCGAACAGGGCGCGTTCGCCTTGAACGATCCGGTGTCCAGCTACATCCCTGAATTCGCGGCGAACGGCAAGGCCGCCATCACGATCGGCGACGTGCTCTCGCACTCCGCCGGGATCCCCTTCGTCACGCCGCCCTACCAGGGCGTCGACCTGGTGCTGGACGAAGAGCTGGCGGTGCGCGCGCTGGCCGATCTCGTCCCGAGTTGGAAGCCGGGCCGCTTCCGCGTGTACCACGCGTTGACCAGCGGACTGATCCTGCGTCTTCTGGTGCGGCGGGCGACCGGAAAGCGTCTGCGGGAGCATCTGTCCGAACAGGTGCTCGAGCCGTTCGGATTCCGCTGGACCAGCTTCGGCGTGCGTCCCGAGGATCTCGACAAGGTCGTGCCGAGCGTCAAGATCGGTCCCGGCCCGTCGCGGATGGCAGCATATCTGGCGGGCAAGGCGATCGGCGGGCGGATGGACCGCGCATCCCGCTCGGCGACCGACGCCTTCCTGACCGCCGAGCTGCCCTCGGGCAATCTGATCACCACCGCATCCGAACTCTCGCGCTTCTACGACATTCTCACCCGTGGCGCACCGGACGGCCGGCGGATCATCCGACCGGAGACGCTGCAGGAGGCGGTGCGGCCGGCCCCCTGGATACCGGGCGTGGCCGGACGGGTCAGCCGAGCCGGTTTCGAACTCGGCGCGCGCAGGTCGAAGTTCGGCCGCGACACCGGATCGCACTTCGGGCGTAGCGGATTGACCACCCAGTACGGCTGGGCCGACCCGGCGCGCGGACTGTCCGGAGCAATCCTGACCAGCGGCAAGGCGACCGCCGACACCAAGCGGCCGTGGCAGCTGGTCGCGCAGATCTCCGCCGCGGTGCCCGCCGACCAGTAG
- a CDS encoding alkane 1-monooxygenase, producing the protein MTIFKHTQARDPKRYLWMLGLIAPACALLPSQLVARTGLEVFWWIGPVIVLVLIPLLDLAVGDDGSNPREEDYAALSNDRYYRWCTYLFLPIQFLGLLVAGYLWSGAALSPADKLGLAVTLGFVSGIGINAAHELGHRAEHLERWLAKIALAQSGYGHFFVEHNRGHHVRVATPEDPASARLGESLWEFLPRSVLGGFRSALSLERERLSRKGKRWFSRDNHLLQAWSMSVALFGTMIVVFGPVVIPFLALQAVIGAGLLETVNYIEHYGLLRPRRADGRYARCSPRDSWNSDRLVTNLFLFHLQRHSDHHANPGRRYQTLRSSEQAPQLPAGYASMIVLAAVPPLWRAVMDHRVLAHYGGDITLANTKPRGKRHHVPGLGARRSAMPGQLGLGRFGHRVSRRFS; encoded by the coding sequence ATGACGATCTTCAAGCATACGCAGGCGCGCGATCCCAAGCGTTATCTGTGGATGCTGGGTTTGATCGCCCCGGCCTGTGCCCTGCTGCCTTCCCAATTGGTGGCGCGCACGGGTCTGGAAGTGTTCTGGTGGATCGGTCCGGTCATCGTTCTGGTGCTGATTCCCCTCCTGGACTTGGCGGTGGGGGACGACGGGAGCAACCCGCGCGAGGAAGACTACGCGGCGCTGTCCAACGACCGCTATTACCGTTGGTGCACCTATCTATTCCTGCCGATCCAATTCCTCGGGCTGCTCGTCGCGGGGTACCTGTGGTCAGGCGCCGCGCTGAGCCCGGCCGATAAATTGGGCCTGGCCGTGACCCTGGGATTCGTGTCCGGCATCGGCATCAACGCCGCACATGAACTCGGGCACCGCGCCGAGCATCTCGAACGCTGGCTGGCGAAAATCGCTCTGGCGCAGTCCGGATACGGGCACTTCTTCGTCGAGCACAACCGCGGTCATCACGTCCGCGTGGCCACACCGGAAGACCCGGCCAGTGCCCGGCTCGGCGAGTCGCTGTGGGAGTTCCTGCCGCGCAGTGTGCTCGGCGGATTCCGCTCGGCGCTCTCCTTGGAACGGGAACGCCTGTCCCGCAAGGGAAAACGCTGGTTCAGCCGGGACAACCACCTTCTGCAAGCTTGGTCCATGAGCGTGGCGCTGTTCGGCACGATGATCGTGGTCTTCGGACCGGTGGTGATCCCATTCCTGGCGCTGCAAGCGGTGATCGGCGCCGGGCTGCTGGAGACGGTGAACTACATCGAGCACTACGGATTGCTGCGACCCCGCCGCGCCGACGGCCGCTACGCACGCTGCTCACCACGCGACAGCTGGAACAGTGACCGCCTCGTCACGAACCTGTTCCTTTTCCATCTGCAACGCCACAGCGACCACCACGCGAATCCCGGCCGTCGCTACCAGACGCTGCGCAGCTCAGAGCAAGCACCTCAGCTACCAGCTGGCTATGCCAGCATGATCGTCCTGGCCGCCGTGCCTCCGCTCTGGCGCGCGGTCATGGACCACCGCGTGCTCGCCCATTACGGCGGTGACATCACCCTCGCCAACACCAAACCTCGTGGCAAACGCCACCACGTTCCTGGGCTGGGTGCTCGGCGGTCGGCTATGCCGGGCCAGCTCGGCCTCGGCCGGTTCGGTCACCGGGTCTCGCGGCGATTTTCCTGA
- the trpB gene encoding tryptophan synthase subunit beta has protein sequence MSIDHDVAASGFRYAMLPDKHGRFGVFGGRFVPEGLMAALLDLESAYRLAQGDSSFVAEYRQLLRDRVGRPTLLHQVRRFAELLGVPGVRVYLKREDMAHTGAHKINNALGQALLAQRMGKRRIVAETGAGQHGVAVATVCAMLGLTCVVYMGTDDMRRQASNVVRMKLLGAEVRPVDNGSRRLKDAISESVRDWVASVDTTHYLFGTAAGPAPYPRIVRDFQTVIGVETRHQIARVEGRLPDYVLACVGGGSNAIGVFHPFADDPEVRLIGVEAAGLGVDTGAHAATLSMGSPGEIDGSYSYLLQDEDGQIARTHSIAAGLDYPGVGPELSHLKDSGRVTYRAATDAVALRGMQALSHTEGILAALESAHAVGHLLEMAELGEVPEDSVIVLCLSGRGDKDLAVLADRLGVA, from the coding sequence ATGAGTATTGATCACGACGTGGCGGCGAGCGGGTTCCGGTACGCCATGCTTCCCGACAAGCACGGACGATTCGGCGTGTTCGGCGGCAGATTCGTGCCGGAAGGACTGATGGCCGCGCTGCTGGATCTCGAATCGGCCTACCGTCTCGCGCAGGGCGATTCGAGCTTCGTGGCGGAATACCGGCAACTGCTGCGCGACCGGGTCGGTCGGCCTACGCTGCTGCATCAGGTGCGGCGGTTCGCCGAGTTGCTGGGCGTGCCGGGAGTGCGGGTCTATCTCAAGCGCGAGGACATGGCCCACACCGGCGCTCACAAGATCAACAATGCGCTCGGGCAGGCGCTGCTGGCCCAGCGGATGGGCAAGCGACGGATCGTCGCCGAGACCGGCGCGGGCCAGCACGGCGTGGCCGTGGCGACCGTATGCGCGATGCTCGGCCTGACCTGCGTGGTCTACATGGGGACCGACGACATGCGGCGCCAGGCGTCGAACGTGGTGCGGATGAAACTGCTCGGTGCCGAGGTGCGACCCGTCGACAACGGATCGCGGCGGCTCAAGGACGCGATCAGCGAGTCGGTTCGCGACTGGGTGGCGAGCGTGGACACCACCCACTACTTGTTCGGCACCGCCGCGGGGCCCGCGCCGTATCCGCGGATCGTGCGGGATTTCCAGACGGTGATCGGCGTGGAGACCAGACATCAGATCGCACGCGTCGAAGGCAGGCTGCCCGATTACGTCCTCGCCTGCGTGGGCGGCGGCAGCAACGCCATCGGTGTCTTCCACCCGTTCGCCGACGACCCGGAGGTGCGGTTGATCGGCGTGGAGGCCGCCGGGCTGGGAGTCGACACCGGCGCGCACGCGGCGACGCTGAGCATGGGCAGCCCGGGTGAGATCGACGGCTCCTACAGCTACCTGCTGCAGGACGAGGACGGCCAGATCGCGCGGACCCACAGCATCGCGGCCGGACTCGACTATCCGGGCGTGGGCCCCGAACTCAGCCACCTGAAAGACAGTGGCCGGGTGACCTATCGCGCGGCCACCGACGCCGTCGCGTTGCGCGGAATGCAGGCGCTCAGTCACACCGAGGGCATCCTCGCCGCGCTCGAATCGGCCCATGCCGTCGGGCATCTGCTGGAGATGGCCGAGCTCGGCGAGGTGCCCGAGGATTCCGTCATCGTGCTGTGCCTGTCCGGTCGCGGTGACAAGGATCTCGCCGTCCTCGCCGATCGCCTCGGCGTGGCATAA
- a CDS encoding alkaline phosphatase D family protein, which produces MALSRREVLRAGAAGSVAVLVGTAAASSARFPAPRWLGDPFALGVASGDPAPDGVVLWTRLAPDPLAPDGLGGMPVDPVTVEYEVADDEHFRQVVAGGTALATRALGHSVHPEVHGLAPDRWYFYRFRAGAAISPVGRTRTAPAAGQPLARLRFAFASCQSWSSGYYTAYEHLSQEDLDLVVHLGDYIYERAWLRGRVGAAMGRDFRDEAVDLPGYRLRYALYKAEQPLRAAHAAFPWLVTMDDHEVDNNWAAGAPGLGLDIWRVPALFRRRRAAAFQAMYEHQPLRSTALPSGQGMRLHRRFRFGDLAEITMLDTRQYRTPQACDGAVVTDCADRFSAGRTILGAQQREWLIDGFARSPARWQVIGNQVGMSQNDIDPGPEVTVSTDSWDGYVADRNAVLGAAADRGVGNLVVITGDRHENHAADLRRDYTDPAAPVVAAEFTGTSITSNGDGADLTAKGRRLLAANPDLKFFNAQRGYVRVELGHRLWRNDFRVVPYVRRPGAPIHTRASYVVEDRVPGVTEAWRPGSPVQPSPEPDATSQAEGTRGDR; this is translated from the coding sequence ATGGCCCTTTCTCGGCGAGAAGTGTTACGAGCAGGCGCCGCGGGTTCGGTTGCGGTGTTGGTGGGAACGGCGGCGGCGAGCAGCGCTCGGTTCCCCGCACCGCGCTGGCTGGGTGATCCGTTCGCGCTGGGCGTCGCGTCCGGAGATCCCGCTCCCGACGGTGTGGTGCTGTGGACGCGCCTGGCCCCGGATCCGCTGGCGCCGGACGGGCTGGGCGGCATGCCGGTGGACCCGGTGACCGTCGAGTACGAAGTCGCCGACGACGAGCACTTCCGTCAGGTGGTGGCCGGAGGAACAGCCCTGGCCACCCGCGCGCTCGGCCACAGCGTGCATCCCGAGGTACATGGGTTGGCGCCGGATCGCTGGTATTTCTACCGATTTCGGGCCGGGGCGGCCATATCGCCGGTCGGGCGGACTCGCACGGCCCCGGCGGCGGGGCAGCCGTTGGCACGGCTGCGCTTCGCATTCGCCTCATGTCAGTCCTGGAGTTCCGGCTACTACACCGCCTACGAACACCTGAGCCAGGAAGACCTGGACCTGGTCGTGCATCTCGGCGACTACATCTATGAGCGCGCCTGGCTGCGTGGGCGCGTGGGCGCCGCGATGGGCCGGGACTTCCGGGACGAGGCTGTCGATCTACCGGGCTACCGGCTGCGGTACGCGCTGTACAAGGCCGAGCAACCGTTGCGTGCCGCGCATGCCGCGTTCCCGTGGCTGGTCACCATGGACGATCACGAGGTCGACAACAACTGGGCCGCTGGCGCGCCCGGCCTCGGGCTCGACATCTGGCGCGTCCCCGCCCTGTTCCGCCGCCGCCGCGCGGCCGCCTTCCAGGCCATGTACGAGCACCAGCCACTGCGCAGCACGGCGCTGCCGTCCGGACAGGGCATGCGCCTGCACCGTCGCTTCCGGTTCGGCGACCTCGCGGAGATCACGATGCTGGACACCCGCCAATACCGCACACCGCAGGCGTGCGACGGCGCCGTGGTCACCGACTGCGCCGACCGGTTCTCTGCCGGCCGCACCATTCTCGGTGCACAGCAACGAGAATGGTTGATCGACGGCTTCGCCCGCTCCCCGGCGCGCTGGCAGGTCATCGGCAATCAGGTGGGCATGAGCCAGAACGACATCGACCCCGGCCCGGAGGTCACCGTGTCCACCGACTCCTGGGACGGCTACGTCGCCGATCGCAACGCCGTGCTCGGCGCTGCCGCGGACCGCGGTGTCGGCAACCTGGTGGTGATCACCGGCGACCGGCACGAGAACCATGCCGCCGATCTGCGACGCGACTACACCGATCCCGCAGCGCCGGTCGTGGCGGCGGAATTCACCGGCACCTCGATCACGAGCAACGGCGACGGAGCCGACCTCACCGCCAAGGGCCGCCGGCTGCTTGCCGCGAACCCCGACCTCAAGTTCTTCAACGCGCAGCGCGGGTATGTCCGCGTTGAGCTCGGTCATCGGCTCTGGCGCAACGACTTTCGCGTCGTGCCCTATGTCCGCCGCCCCGGCGCGCCGATTCATACACGCGCCAGTTACGTCGTCGAGGATCGGGTTCCGGGCGTCACGGAAGCGTGGCGTCCAGGCAGTCCGGTCCAGCCGTCACCCGAGCCCGATGCCACCAGCCAGGCCGAAGGCACCCGCGGCGACCGCTGA
- a CDS encoding alpha/beta fold hydrolase: MASKPPLVLLHGVTMSERVWDDVTPLLATRHEVITPTAVGHRGGPPALRRPARVEHLVDDIERRLDALGLRRVHIAGNSLGGWMAIELARRGRAATVCALSPAGFWDSGSNIQSIATRRIAREAATGRRLGFLAPLGLRSAVIRRVALRNIAVHGDRISPAQAMTVLHDLLACTVTADLLGTDEQVASLDPLPCPITVAWSENDRVLPAEIHAAIARVRLPEAAFSLLPGVGHVPMIDDPELVARTILAITHATAAEAS, translated from the coding sequence ATGGCCAGCAAGCCCCCGCTCGTACTTCTGCACGGTGTCACCATGTCCGAGCGGGTGTGGGACGACGTCACGCCATTGCTGGCCACGCGGCACGAGGTGATCACTCCGACCGCCGTCGGCCATCGCGGCGGGCCGCCCGCGCTGCGGCGCCCGGCGCGGGTCGAGCACTTGGTGGACGACATCGAGCGGCGTCTCGATGCGCTGGGCCTGCGCCGCGTGCACATCGCGGGCAATTCCCTGGGTGGGTGGATGGCGATCGAACTGGCACGTCGCGGCCGAGCGGCGACCGTCTGCGCGCTGTCGCCCGCCGGGTTCTGGGATTCCGGCAGCAACATCCAGTCGATCGCGACCCGTCGTATCGCCCGAGAGGCGGCGACCGGCCGGCGATTGGGATTCCTCGCACCGCTGGGACTGCGCAGTGCGGTGATCCGGCGAGTGGCGTTGCGCAACATCGCGGTGCACGGCGATCGCATCAGCCCGGCGCAAGCCATGACCGTCCTACACGACCTGCTGGCATGCACCGTCACCGCCGACCTGCTCGGCACCGACGAGCAAGTCGCCTCCCTCGACCCACTGCCGTGCCCGATCACGGTGGCCTGGTCGGAAAACGATCGGGTCCTTCCCGCGGAGATCCATGCGGCAATCGCCCGAGTTCGGTTGCCAGAGGCAGCTTTCTCTCTCCTGCCCGGTGTGGGTCACGTCCCGATGATCGATGATCCTGAACTGGTCGCCCGGACCATTCTCGCCATTACGCACGCCACCGCGGCCGAGGCGTCGTAG
- a CDS encoding helix-turn-helix transcriptional regulator produces MTTSHVPALRRIPSAAEAAAEIPALPFAPIPRTDLLAAVDTVSNARNGGVLLICAPAGTGKTVLLADWATRHTAGEPDVAWLTLTDEFDDAAALWTALHARFGIATAEHGGPPTMDAAALVDALATRATPTVVVLDDAHLLSDPVALAGVEYFLHHAPPTVTTVLCARFAPPIRWHILDLQSRLTRWNRGDLAFTSDQIDALCRDHGCELTDAELDTLATLTHGWAALVRIAAAHLAARSDDRAVALSILTRPPRAVAEFLVGELIDGLSPSLRQFLIYTSIPVSFTGQLADELVGGGAGHYLHELDRINFPLSADSRGDDVWYACHPMVRAYFLAEAQRLGPQLCADLHGQSARWLRSADLPATALPHFLADPDRENLCEFLSDCALRMVLDGAGDTLFDGLAQSAPTLLDDPFLWLVRVVDALVRGSTAAAVACLDTATARRATKASFASDERVEALALAATIDVAATTGTELGEFRDEIAPTGNPDLDAYAAIQVATGLVARGAVARGEQLLHSSLALAEHAGRPRLVLRALTRLALAANAVDAATAMRDRAAHALTIAGAHRLLDATDAVQATAVAAYGAYLQGETPDPAQVSAVLAEHVDHDGSSGPVAGWHGQVIGRLLDLEHTEEPSAAVEALRRSLLMLVEHRTLPSATGNLILPVVWALLRVHDPRTAQLLVERARGIVGDLPEIRMADAALNAAADRPKATCAILEPLLHNAIDLRPVSAITGWLLYSSAQHEAGAPAKAVVALESALNAAAPQRLIRPFLDMPAALPLLDSYAGRFGRSERFAAIIRRHPAVHRRSAYPALTRTEMIVLKQLPSGRTAQQIAADLGVSVNTVKTHLRGIYGKLGSNSRVDALEHARRGGLL; encoded by the coding sequence GTGACCACATCGCACGTCCCCGCTCTACGCCGCATCCCTTCCGCAGCGGAAGCCGCTGCCGAGATACCGGCGTTGCCGTTCGCGCCTATCCCACGAACGGATCTGCTGGCCGCCGTCGACACCGTCTCGAACGCCCGCAATGGGGGTGTGCTGCTGATCTGTGCACCGGCGGGGACCGGAAAGACCGTCCTGCTGGCCGACTGGGCTACCCGGCATACGGCGGGCGAACCGGACGTGGCATGGCTGACCCTCACCGACGAGTTCGACGACGCGGCGGCGCTGTGGACCGCGCTGCATGCTCGATTCGGCATCGCCACCGCGGAGCACGGCGGCCCGCCGACCATGGACGCGGCGGCGCTCGTCGACGCGCTGGCCACGCGAGCGACCCCGACCGTCGTCGTGCTCGACGATGCTCATCTGCTTTCCGATCCGGTCGCGCTCGCTGGAGTCGAATACTTCCTGCACCACGCGCCACCCACCGTCACGACAGTGCTGTGTGCCCGGTTCGCTCCGCCCATCCGGTGGCATATCCTCGATCTCCAGTCGCGCCTGACCCGCTGGAACCGGGGCGACCTCGCGTTCACCTCGGATCAGATCGACGCACTGTGTCGCGATCACGGCTGCGAGCTCACCGACGCGGAGCTGGACACCCTCGCCACGCTGACCCATGGCTGGGCGGCGCTGGTACGCATCGCCGCGGCGCACCTGGCCGCCCGGTCCGACGACCGGGCCGTGGCGCTGTCCATCCTCACGCGACCGCCGCGCGCTGTGGCGGAGTTCCTGGTCGGCGAACTCATCGACGGGCTGTCACCTTCGCTGCGCCAATTCCTCATCTACACCAGCATCCCCGTCTCGTTCACTGGGCAACTCGCCGACGAACTCGTCGGCGGCGGTGCGGGACACTATCTCCACGAACTCGACCGGATCAATTTCCCGCTCAGCGCCGACTCGCGCGGTGACGACGTGTGGTACGCCTGTCACCCGATGGTGCGGGCCTATTTCCTCGCCGAGGCGCAGCGGCTCGGGCCACAGCTGTGCGCGGATCTGCATGGCCAGTCGGCCCGTTGGTTGCGTTCCGCGGACCTGCCCGCGACCGCGCTGCCCCATTTTCTGGCCGACCCCGACCGGGAAAACCTCTGCGAATTCCTCTCCGACTGCGCGCTGCGAATGGTCCTCGACGGCGCGGGCGACACACTGTTCGACGGGCTCGCCCAGTCGGCGCCCACTTTGCTCGACGACCCGTTCCTGTGGCTCGTGCGGGTGGTCGACGCGCTCGTGCGCGGCAGCACTGCCGCCGCGGTCGCCTGCCTGGACACAGCGACGGCTCGCCGTGCCACCAAGGCCTCCTTCGCCTCCGACGAACGGGTGGAGGCGCTCGCGCTGGCCGCGACGATCGACGTGGCGGCAACCACCGGGACCGAACTCGGCGAATTCCGGGACGAGATCGCGCCTACCGGAAACCCCGATCTCGACGCGTACGCCGCGATTCAGGTCGCCACCGGGCTGGTCGCCCGCGGCGCGGTCGCGCGCGGCGAGCAGTTGCTGCACTCGAGTCTGGCGCTGGCCGAGCACGCCGGGCGGCCGCGGTTGGTGTTGCGGGCGCTCACCCGGCTGGCGCTCGCCGCGAACGCCGTCGACGCCGCCACCGCGATGCGGGACCGGGCGGCCCACGCGCTCACGATCGCCGGCGCGCACCGGCTCCTGGACGCGACCGACGCCGTCCAGGCGACCGCCGTCGCCGCCTACGGCGCCTACCTGCAAGGCGAGACGCCCGATCCGGCGCAGGTGAGCGCCGTGCTCGCCGAGCACGTCGATCACGACGGCTCGTCCGGTCCGGTCGCCGGGTGGCACGGCCAGGTGATCGGACGGCTGCTCGACCTCGAGCACACCGAGGAGCCGTCCGCTGCGGTCGAGGCGCTACGCCGGAGCCTGCTCATGCTGGTGGAGCACCGGACGCTGCCTTCCGCGACCGGCAACCTGATCCTCCCGGTGGTCTGGGCGCTGCTGCGCGTGCACGATCCCAGGACCGCGCAGCTGCTGGTCGAGCGAGCCCGCGGCATCGTCGGCGACCTCCCCGAGATCCGGATGGCGGACGCGGCCCTGAACGCCGCGGCCGATCGTCCCAAGGCGACCTGCGCCATCCTCGAACCCTTGCTCCACAACGCGATTGATCTGCGTCCGGTCAGCGCGATCACCGGCTGGCTGCTGTACTCCTCGGCCCAGCACGAAGCCGGCGCGCCGGCCAAGGCCGTGGTCGCGCTGGAGAGCGCGCTGAACGCCGCGGCGCCGCAGCGCCTCATCCGGCCGTTCCTCGATATGCCTGCCGCACTCCCCTTGTTGGACAGCTACGCAGGCCGTTTCGGCCGGTCGGAGCGCTTCGCCGCCATCATCCGGCGGCACCCCGCGGTACACCGCAGGTCGGCCTACCCGGCGCTGACGCGCACCGAGATGATCGTGCTCAAGCAGTTGCCGTCCGGCCGCACCGCACAGCAGATCGCCGCCGACCTCGGCGTCTCGGTCAACACGGTGAAAACCCACTTGCGCGGTATCTACGGCAAATTGGGGTCGAATTCCCGGGTCGACGCGCTCGAGCATGCCCGCCGCGGCGGACTGCTCTGA